A section of the Zygosaccharomyces rouxii strain CBS732 chromosome B complete sequence genome encodes:
- the UTP21 gene encoding rRNA-processing protein UTP21 (highly similar to uniprot|Q06078 Saccharomyces cerevisiae YLR409C UTP21 Possible U3 snoRNP protein involved in maturation of pre-18S rRNA based on computational analysis of large-scale protein-protein interaction data), with translation MTVEYGKKRKLEISERPSVRNSRIFSPFRVVGNVSNTIPFAVGTLGSTFYIVTSVGKSFQIYDASNLHLLFVSEKETERPIVALATHFHYVFAGFGNKIGVYRRGICEHIVELNENVTVKGLCVFGDYMCVNADDNSVYVYRKANSQDKFPTEYYTKFSVGKLQGGDIVQVVHLATYLNKIVIVTKSNLLLYNIRTGKLLYTSDEFPEQITAVEPAPALDVLALGTCSGEIIMFHMKKGKKLRTIKIPDLRITSLSFRTDGSPHLCVASNNGDMIFYDLDRRSRIHVLKNIHSAALNGVTRATFLNGQPIVVTSGGDNKLKEYVFDPSLSQADGEVVVQPPRFLRSRGGHSQPPSTICFADAESHFILSASRDKSLWGFSLRKDAQSQELSQRMHKRQDGGRIGGSTMKEKFPEILSLAIENARAGEWENVITAHKDEKKARTWDIRRKRVGRWLFDTTDDGLVKSVAISQCGNFGFVGSSNGSIVAYNMQSGMLRRKYKLHKKAVTGIALDGMNRKMVSCGLDGLVGFYDFNQSTLLGKVQLDAPITAMIYNRPSDLFALVLDDLSIIVIDAVTQRVVRQLWGHTNRITAFDFSPDGRWIVSASLDGTIRTWDLPTGGCIDGVRLDSVATNVKFSPKGDLIATTHVTGNGICIWTNRAQFKPISTRTIDEEEFAQSALPNASATGGGSLLDGAFNESTQEENGLDFNTYQSLAQISDELVTLSLGSRNKMNTLLALDVIRQRSKPKEQPKKAENVPFFLQLSGEAVGDEASSREGAVHASPEELRQRQEAKQNENAIREKLTNAKPSGEFGFESKFTNLLRAGAQSGDFTDFLQNLVNLSPASVDLEIKSLNAFEPYDEIIWFINALTQGLASNTNFELHEAFMSLLMKAQGDVIHVNNSNPRIKEALDGWDAVHRRDERLNELVNFCAGVVNFVSNA, from the coding sequence ATGACGGTAGAGTACGGTAAAAAGAGGAAACTAGAGATCTCTGAACGTCCTTCAGTGAgaaattcaagaattttctCACCTTTTAGAGTAGTCGGTAATGTCAGTAATACAATTCCATTTGCAGTCGGTACTCTGGGCTCTACGTTTTACATCGTAACCAGTGTTGGTAAGTCGTTCCAAATTTACGATGCAAGTAATTTACATTTGCTGTTCGTTTCTGAGAAAGAAACTGAGAGACCCATTGTAGCCTTGGCCACGCATTTTCACTATGTTTTCGCAGGATTTGGTAACAAAATTGGGGTCTATAGACGTGGTATCTGTGAGCATATTGtagaattgaatgaaaatGTTACCGTGAAGGGACTCTGTGTTTTTGGTGACTATATGTGCGTCAATGCGGATGATAACAGCGTCTACGTTTACAGAAAGGCAAATTCCCAAGATAAGTTCCCTACGGAGTACTATACCAAGTTCAGTGTGGGTAAATTGCAAGGTGGTGACATCGTCCAAGTTGTGCACTTGGCTActtatttgaataaaattgtGATTGTAACGAAATCGAATCTTTTGTTGTACAATATTCGTACGGGGAAACTGCTATACACTTCTGATGAATTTCCTGAACAAATCACAGCTGTGGAACCAGCACCGGCATTGGATGTATTGGCACTGGGTACCTGTTCTGGTGAAATTATCATGTTTCACATGAAGAAGGGCAAGAAATTACGTACCATTAAAATCCCAGACTTGAGAATCACTTCCTTGTCATTCAGAACTGATGGCTCTCCACACTTATGTGTGGCCTCCAACAACGGGGACATGATCTTTTATGATTTGGATCGCCGTTCCAGAATACATGTCTTGAAGAATATCCACAGTGCTGCCCTCAACGGTGTGACTAGAGCCACTTTTCTGAATGGTCAACCAATTGTGGTCACGTCCGGTGGTGATAACAAACTAAAGGAATATGTGTTTGATCCTTCTTTATCGCAAGCAGATGGTGAAGTCGTTGTACAGCCGCCTAGGTTCTTGCGTTCCAGAGGTGGTCACTCTCAACCACCATCAACTATCTGTTTTGCAGATGCTGAATCCCATTTCATATTATCTGCCTCTAGGGATAAATCTCTTTGGGGGTTCTCTCTAAGGAAAGATGCTCAGTCTCAAGAGTTATCTCAAAGAATGCATAAAAGGCAAGATGGTGGTAGAATTGGTGGTAGCACcatgaaagaaaaattccCTGAGATCCTTTCCTTGGCGATAGAAAATGCAAGAGCTGGAGAGTGGGAAAATGTAATCACTGCTCATaaggatgaaaagaagGCACGTACTTGGGATATTCGCAGAAAAAGAGTTGGTAGATGGTTATTTGATACTACGGATGATGGACTTGTTAAATCTGTAGCCATTTCACAGTGTGGtaattttggatttgtGGGATCCTCTAACGGTAGTATCGTCGCTTACAACATGCAGAGTGGTATGCTACGTAGGAAGTATAAACTGCATAAGAAGGCGGTTACAGGTATCGCGCTTGATGGAATGAACCGTAAGATGGTGTCCTGTGGGTTAGACGGATTGGTTGGATTTTACGACTTCAACCAGTCTACGCTGTTGGGGAAGGTTCAGCTAGATGCTCCGATAACCGCTATGATCTACAATCGTCCATCGGATTTGTTTGCGCTGGTATTAGATGATTTATCTATAATCGTGATAGATGCTGTAACTCAGAGGGTTGTGCGTCAACTATGGGGACATACCAACAGAATTACAGCGTTCGATTTCTCTCCAGATGGAAGATGGATTGTCTCCGCCTCCTTGGACGGTACTATCAGGACCTGGGACTTACCCACTGGTGGATGCATTGATGGTGTCAGATTAGATTCAGTAGCTACCAATGTCAAGTTCTCGCCTAAAGGTGATTTGATTGCAACAACACACGTTACAGGTAATGGTATATGCATATGGACCAATAGAGCCCAATTCAAGCCAATTTCCACCAGAACaatcgatgaagaagagtttgCTCAATCTGCCTTACCTAACGCTTCAGCTACTGGTGGTGGGTCACTGCTAGATGGTGCTTTCAATGAGAGTActcaagaggaaaatggGTTAGACTTCAATACCTATCAATCTCTGGCCCAAATTAGCGATGAACTGGTCACTTTGTCTCTAGGCTCAAGAAACAAGATGAATACCTTATTAGCATTGGATGTCATTAGACAACGTTCTAAGCCAAAGGAACAACCAAAGAAGGCAGAAAATGTACCATTTTTCCTTCAACTTTCTGGTGAAgctgttggtgatgaagcATCGAGTAGAGAAGGTGCTGTCCATGCATCTCCTGAGGAATTACGCCAGAGACAAGAAGCCAAGCAAAACGAAAATGCTATTCGTGAAAAATTGACCAATGCTAAGCCTTCTGGtgaatttggatttgaatcaaaattcaccaacttATTGAGAGCAGGTGCTCAAAGTGGTGATTTTACAGATTTCTTGCAAAACTTAGTCAACCTCTCTCCAGCAAGTGTGGATCTCGAAATCAAATCATTGAACGCTTTCGAACCTTATGATGAAATCATTTGGTTCATCAATGCCTTAACCCAAGGTTTAGCTTCAAACACTAACTTTGAACTTCATGAAGCCTTTATGAGTCTTCTCATGAAGGCTCAAGGAGATGTTATACATGTCAACAATAGCAATCCAAGGATTAAAGAGGCATTAGATGGTTGGGATGCAGTCCATAGACGTGATGAAAGACTGAATGAGTTGGTGAATTTCTGTGCTGGTGTCGTTAATTTTGTATCTAATGCATAA
- the VIP1 gene encoding inositol polyphosphate kinase VIP1 (highly similar to uniprot|Q06685 Saccharomyces cerevisiae YLR410W VIP1): MSDPHDKSPQDNYSPLKTDETASMSPLFLDSKTKKAMESIAPILESFAPKTSASENTSLKLPPPGIPDSGQEENVEATLQRTFSINSQPSVGPPTCKSRSSSELLDLERVKSNSSQGTLNHHEASEILLDAELEANNGEPASIPQILTEFSVPPPNQDTSGSLASSPHIGGFSRKSSTAKAQLPKIGKIGVCAMDAKVLSKPCRHILNLLIEHGEFETVIFGDKVILDENIENWPTCDFLISFFSTGFPLDKAISYVQLRRPFIINDLIMQKVLWDRRLCLQLLESANVPTPPRLEITRDGGPRIDDKLRAKLLERNVEVKPIEEPEWRMVDDDTLEVDGKVMSKPFVEKPVDGEDHNIYIYYHSKTGGGGRRLFRKVGNKSSEFDPTLASPRTEGSYIYEEFMDTDNFEDVKAYTVGKEYCHAETRKSPVVDGIVRRNTHGKEVRYVTELSKKEKEIAHNVSKAFSQTICGFDLLRVSGESYVIDVNGFSFVKDNSSYYNSCASILRETFIQAKKAMDKQNRLLPAIQEEKTQKWVFKGLVTVIRHADRTPKQKFKHSFTSPIFISLLKGHKEEVVIRNVNDLEIVVQALKIAQEENAEDPAKLSVLSNALEKKLTLPGTKIQLKPIVNSENEVEKVQFILKWGGEPTHSARYQATDLGEQMRQDFDLLNKNILKNIRIYSSSERRVLLSAQLWKEALFGEDELSSDEISVRKDLLDDSNAAKDLMDEVKKKLKPLLRQGKEPPQQFAWPPKMPQPYFVIKRVVELMNYHRKIMRHNYATKNVEEMQSRWCCNEDASLFKERWEKLFNEFYILDKVDPSKISELYDTMKYDALHNRKFLEHIFDPGELADEEMGNHSLVDRYPINVLMKNNFKIVENNGTHHGKKPGNSVGSLGWVVESGKTSHRSSKSSSPFDDSRFMQFRELYKLAKVLFDFICPKEYGISDSEKLDIGLLTSLPLAKQLLNDIDDMKNREEPACVAYFTKESHIYTLLNIIYESGIPMRIDRNALPEFDYLSQINFELYESTDSAGQKTHSIRLKMSPGCHTQDPLDVQLDEKHYISCIPRISLTKHLDMDYVQQKLRNKFGRVIMPPKFTPVNITSPNLTFRKDYMGSAATTVDSSQKSKKEEEK; the protein is encoded by the coding sequence ATGAGCGATCCCCATGATAAGTCTCCTCAGGACAATTATAGTCCCTTAAAGACCGATGAAACTGCCTCAATGTCACCACTGTTTTTAGATTCCAAGACCAAGAAAGCTATGGAATCCATTGCTCCTATCCTAGAAAGCTTCGCACCAAAGACTTCTGCCTCTGAGAACACTTCTCTGAAATTGCCCCCACCGGGTATCCCAGATTCTGgacaagaggaaaatgtAGAAGcaactttacaaagaaCTTTTAGTATCAATTCACAACCAAGTGTAGGACCCCCAACTTGTAAATCaagatcttcttcagaacTGCTGGATCTGGAAAGAGTTAAGAGTAATTCATCCCAAGGGACATTGAACCATCATGAAGCGTCCGAAATTTTATTGGATGCTGAATTAGAAGCCAATAATGGTGAGCCAGCCTCGATTCCCCAGATTTTGACAGAATTTTCAGTACCTCCACCGAACCAAGACACTAGTGGATCTCTAGCGTCCTCTCCCCACATTGGGGGATTCAGCAGGAAATCATCAACCGCTAAAGCACAGTTACCTAAGATCGGTAAGATCGGTGTCTGTGCTATGGATGCTAAGGTACTATCAAAACCCTGTAGACACATTCTAAACCTTTTGATCGAACATGGTGAATTCGAGACTGTTATATTTGGTGATAAAGTCAttttggatgaaaatatCGAAAACTGGCCAACCTGTGatttcttgatctctttcttctctacTGGTTTCCCCTTGGACAAGGCAATTTCGTACGTGCAGCTACGCAGACCATTCATTATTAACGACTTAATTATGCAGAAGGTGCTTTGGGACAGAAGATTGTGTCTACAACTGTTGGAATCCGCAAACGTTCCCACGCCGCCCAGATTGGAAATCACTAGAGATGGTGGGCCAAGAATCGATGATAAATTGAGGGCTAAGTTGCTTGAGCGTAACGTCGAGGttaaaccaattgaagaacCAGAATGGAGGAtggttgatgatgatactTTGGAAGTGGATGGGAAAGTGATGTCTAAACCATTCGTTGAGAAGCCAGTTGACGGTGAAGATCACAACATTTATATCTATTATCATTCCAAGACCGGAGGGGGTGGTAGACGTTTGTTTCGTAAAGTTGGCAATAAATCTTCAGAATTCGACCCTACTTTAGCAAGTCCAAGGACTGAAGGTTCGTACATCTACGAAGAGTTTATGGATACCGATAATTTCGAAGATGTTAAGGCATATACCGTGGGTAAAGAGTACTGCCATGCCGAAACCAGGAAGTCCCCGGTAGTGGATGGTATCGTGAGAAGAAACACTCACGGTAAAGAGGTTAGATACGTCACAGAACTTTctaagaaggaaaaggagATTGCTCATAATGTTTCCAAGGCTTTTTCCCAAACCATATGTGGGTTTGATTTACTACGTGTCTCAGGGGAAAGTTATGTGATCGACGTCAATGGGTTTTCCTTTGTCAAAGATAACAGTTCGTATTACAACTCATGTGCATCAATTCTTAGAGAAACGTTTATTCAAGCTAAGAAGGCAATGGATAAACAAAATCGTTTGTTGCCTGCCATTCAAGAGGAGAAAACTCAAAAGTGGGTCTTTAAAGGTTTGGTTACGGTGATTAGGCACGCAGATAGAACTCCTAAACAAAAATTCAAACACTCTTTTACGTCACCaattttcatttctttgcTCAAGGGACACAAGGAAGAAGTTGTCATTAGAAATGTTAACGATTTGGAAATCGTTGTACAGGCATTGAAGATCGCTCAGGAAGAGAATGCGGAAGATCCTGCCAAACTATCAGTGCTATCCAACGCATTGGAGAAAAAGCTAACCCTTCCTGGTACTAAGATCCAGTTGAAACCTATCGTGAATTCCGAAAATGAAGTCGAGAAAGTTCAATTTATCCTCAAATGGGGAGGTGAACCTACTCATTCAGCTCGTTATCAGGCAACTGATTTGGGTGAGCAGATGAGGCAGGACTTTGATCTGCTCAACaaaaacattttgaaaaatataagaatttattcatcttcagaaagAAGAGTCCTTCTATCGGCTCaactttggaaagaagCATTGTTTGGTGAGGATGAACTAAGTAGCGACGAAATTAGCGTCAGAAAGGATTTGCTAGATGACAGTAATGCTGCTAAGGATCTTATGGATGAAGtcaagaagaagctgaaaCCACTCTTGAGACAAGGAAAGGAACCACCTCAACAATTTGCCTGGCCACCTAAGATGCCACAGCCATATTTTGTGATCAAACGTGTTGTTGAATTAATGAATTATCATAGAAAGATCATGCGTCATAACTATGCCACCAAGAACGTCGAAGAGATGCAATCCAGATGGTGTTGTAATGAAGATGCCAGTCTATTCAAGGAAAGATGGGAAAAATTATTTAATGAGTTTTACATTTTGGATAAGGTTGATCCTTCCAAAATCTCTGAACTGTATGACACCATGAAATATGATGCTTTGCATAACCgtaaatttttggaacaTATTTTTGATCCTGGCGAATTGGCAGATGAAGAGATGGGTAACCATTCACTCGTGGATCGTTATCCAATTAACGTGCTAATGAagaataatttcaaaattgtgGAAAACAATGGGACCCATCATGGTAAGAAACCGGGAAACAGCGTCGGTTCCCTCGGTTGGGTTGTAGAGAGTGGGAAGACTAGTCATCGttcttctaaatcatcttcaccattcGATGATTCGAGATTTATGCAATTTAGGGAGCTTTACAAGTTGGCTAAAGttctttttgatttcaTTTGCCCCAAGGAATACGGTATTTCAGATTCTGAAAAGCTAGATATTGGACTACTAACATCTTTACCGCTAGCCAAGCAACTGTTAAACGATATTGATGATATGAAGAACAGAGAGGAACCTGCATGTGTAGCATATTTCACCAAGGAATCCCACATTTACACTTTGCTCAATATTATCTATGAATCCGGAATACCCATGAGAATCGATAGGAATGCTCTACCAGAATTTGATTATTTGTCGcaaatcaattttgaattgTACGAAAGTACAGACAGTGCAGGACAAAAGACACATTCTATCAGACTGAAGATGTCCCCTGGTTGTCATACACAAGATCCCTTGGACGTCCAATTAGATGAAAAACACTACATCAGCTGTATCCCACGTATATCGTTAACCAAGCACTTAGATATGGATTACGTTCAACAGAAGTTGAGGAACAAGTTTGGAAGAGTCATCATGCCCCCAAAATTTACGCCTGTGAACATTACAAGtccaaatttaacattCCGCAAGGACTACATGGGTTCAGCTGCCACTACAGTGGATTCATCAcagaaatcaaagaaagaggaggaaaaatga
- the PRS1 gene encoding ribose phosphate diphosphokinase subunit PRS1 (highly similar to uniprot|P32895 Saccharomyces cerevisiae YKL181W PRS1 5-phospho-ribosyl-1(alpha)-pyrophosphate synthetase involved in nucleotide histidine and tryptophan biosynthesis one of five related enzymes which are active as heteromultimeric complexes) codes for MRKCKVFVGNSHPELGKLVCERLGIEPAPCVLKKFANGETSVQIGASVRDEDVYVIQSGSPHVNDHIMELLILVSACKGGSAKKVTAVIPQFPYSKQCKMKKHRGAITARMLANLLIMAGADHVVSMDLHASQMQGFFSKPVDNLYGGPSLAKWIRENVENYHDAVVVSKNPGGTKRVTALADALKINFAMIHTDRRRSKDLYALNRDLKQLRQRKQSLLRKNRPIVKQGDGPDEEENIILTNGIQTARIRNGHVIGDEEEAATLETDEEAIEEDGQDSTSGTVSDSYALGGTYDANDSDEDEEIEVQSQEKLITLVGNVQNRPAIILDDMIDRPGSFISAAEHMMQNCGAKQVYVVATHGIFTGDCFEQLENSDVIHKIIVTNTYPISSERIEKSKKLVVIDVSSIFAESIRRDHYGESISVLFDSLSAL; via the coding sequence atgcGCAAGTGTAAGGTATTCGTTGGTAATTCACATCCAGAACTAGGGAAGCTAGTCTGTGAAAGATTAGGTATTGAACCAGCTCCTTGcgttttgaaaaaatttgcaaACGGTGAAACTTCAGTCCAAATCGGAGCTTCTGTTCGTGATGAAGACGTTTACGTTATTCAATCAGGTTCCCCTCATGTTAATGACCACATTATGGAATTGTTAATTCTTGTTTCTGCTTGTAAGGGTGGATCTGCCAAAAAGGTTACCGCCGTCATTCCACAGTTCCCATATTCCAAACAATGTAAGATGAAAAAGCATAGAGGTGCTATTACAGCAAGAATGTTAGCCAACCTTTTAATTATGGCAGGTGCTGATCATGTTGTATCGATGGATTTGCATGCCTCTCAAATGCAAGGTTTCTTCAGTAAGCCTGTGGATAATCTTTATGGTGGTCCAAGTCTTGCCAAATGGATCAGAGAAAATGTGGAAAACTATCACGATGCAGTGGTAGTTTCTAAAAACCCCGGTGGTACCAAGAGGGTTACAGCATTAGCAGATGCGTtaaaaatcaattttgCGATGATTCATACAGATCGTCGTCGTTCCAAAGATCTGTACGCATTGAACAGGGATTTGAAGCAATTAAGACAGAGGAAACAATCATTATTGAGAAAAAATAGACCAATTGTCAAACAAGGTGATGGTcctgatgaagaggaaaatatcattttAACTAATGGTATACAAACTGCGAGAATTCGTAACGGCCATGTGATTGgtgacgaagaagaagctgcCACCCTTGAAACTGACGAAGAAGCTatagaagaagatggtCAAGATAGCACATCTGGTACTGTAAGTGATTCGTATGCTTTAGGTGGTACTTATGATGCAAACGattcagatgaagatgaggaaattgaagttCAAAGTCAAGAAAAACTGATTACCCTGGTGGGTAATGTCCAAAATCGTCCTGCAATTATATTAGATGATATGATTGACAGACCAGGTTCATTCATTAGCGCAGCTGAACATATGATGCAAAACTGTGGTGCCAAACAGGTCTACGTGGTTGCTACACATGGTATTTTCACAGGTGACtgttttgaacaattggagAATTCAGATGTGATCCACAAAATTATTGTCACAAATActtatccaatttcaagTGAACgtattgaaaaatctaagAAATTAGTCGTCATTGACgtttcatcaatttttgcaGAATCAATTCGTCGTGATCATTATGGTGAAAGTATCTCAGTTTTATTCGATTCCCTAAGTGCTCTGTAG
- the BER1 gene encoding Ber1p (similar to uniprot|Q06688 Saccharomyces cerevisiae YLR412W Hypothetical ORF), with translation MGFSKSKRQVSHVVKKREFSEVLGEYRDEIKKSQMFKELCQSLEAYRQHIVRVRCLALGSFHEEFSAKWQLALLMELLDYLNASNPLVSVYDPVFTEEDLKFVSQLERWSVDENLSAEWNEDSSRTLFFLPHAPLDLTELVLDKEQPKYWLANHFIAHTDRYTKVQLFEKYPLISKLINSLSATGPRRDQMASQDEFTTFVPRRKRKNRQAYQEPKLDYSRINSKFQKCELLQDFQQGDLLRNQPWVNSFSDLALHLID, from the coding sequence ATGGGATTTAGTAAATCTAAGCGTCAGGTTTCACATGTGGTCAAAAAAAGAGAGTTTTCCGAGGTTCTGGGGGAGTATAGAGATGAGATTAAGAAATCACAGATGTTTAAAGAGCTATGCCAGTCTCTTGAAGCGTATCGTCAACATATCGTTCGGGTACGATGCCTAGCGCTTGGCTCGTTCCATGAGGAGTTTTCTGCGAAATGGCAATTGGCGCTTTTAATGGAATTGCTGGATTATCTGAATGCTTCAAACCCGTTGGTGTCCGTTTACGATCCTGTCTTTACAGAGgaggatttgaaattcgTATCACAATTGGAGAGATGGTCTGTGGATGAAAATCTATCAGCTGAATGGAATGAAGACTCTAGTCGTACcttgttcttcttaccaCATGCACCATTAGACTTAACGGAACTGGTGCTCGATAAAGAGCAACCTAAATATTGGTTGGCCAATCATTTCATTGCCCATACTGATAGGTACACCAAGGTGCAGTTATTCGAAAAATATCCACTGATTAGTAAATTGATTAATAGTTTGTCTGCAACCGGTCCTCGTCGGGATCAAATGGCTTcacaagatgaatttacTACATTTGTCCCAAGACGTAAGAGAAAAAATAGACAAGCATATCAAGAACCTAAATTGGACTACTCGAGGATAAATTCTAAATTCCAGAAATGCGAGCTGCTGCAGGATTTTCAACAAGGTGACTTGCTAAGAAACCAGCCGTGggtcaattcattttcagaTTTAGCGCTTCATCTGATAGACTGA